The Palaemon carinicauda isolate YSFRI2023 chromosome 43, ASM3689809v2, whole genome shotgun sequence genome window below encodes:
- the LOC137633786 gene encoding uncharacterized protein: MDLPSSSSHTPQQPDTVPPSIQIDEFDESSVRLWKIFREAIQPLYFMILCWVNPTWDRGSNFKDYLESQGVNTNEVKRNLSKDQWDKFMNPSSHNTWDISMIHALLPFSKGLAGKNDKKWHKQNGSDPEISLTILKNKRNETAHNPRIERGWCCLIIDELYELTIKMQEGLKLVVLGYVVNPEDKEEIEREMDRVFDNKRQKIHEIGKGDHTIDAYIALLRATEAPLPNREEINIRIILNDTDGLVELQRQLGRHLINPSWIQLHNHHKGDSEPTVEERESIKNLLTNE, translated from the exons agacaccgttcctccttcgatccaaatTGATGAGTTTGATGAGTCAAGCGTAAGATTGTGGAAGAttttcagggaagccattcagcctctttatttcatGATCCTTTGCTGGGTGAATCCCACATGGGACCGAGGAAgtaacttcaaagactacctcgaaagccaaggggtcaacaCCAATGAAGTCAAGAGGAATCTTTCAAAGGATCAAtgggataagttcatgaatccTTCATCCCACAATACATGGGACATAAGTATGATTCATGCGCTTCTTCCATTTTCTAAAGGTTTAgctggaaaaaatgacaaaaagtggCACAAACAAAATGGTTCCGACCCAGAAATTTCTTTAACCATATTGAAGAATAAGAGGAATGAAACAGCCCACAATCCGAGAATTGAAAGAGGATGGTGTTGTCTCATAATAGATGAATtatatgaacttacaataaaaatgcaagagggcttaaaacttgtTGTGCTCGGGTATGTAGTAAAccctgaggataaagaagaaatcgaaagagaaatggacagagtttttgataACAAACGACAAAAGATCCATGAGATAGGGaaaggag atcatacaattgatgcgtacattgccctccttagagccacagaggcccctctcccaaacagagaggaaattAATATCAGAATAATCCTTaatgacactgatgggttagttgaactacaaAGACAACTTGGCcggcatctcatcaacccatcaTGGATACAACTACATAACCATCACAAaggagattcagagccgaccgtagaagagagagagtcaatcaagaatctactcaccaatgagtaa